Below is a window of Scatophagus argus isolate fScaArg1 chromosome 24, fScaArg1.pri, whole genome shotgun sequence DNA.
ttaaagagtATGAATTTTGAGTGtaaattttgtactttttgacTCACTATCCCTCCGCTTGGATTTTAAATGtcaattattttgtaattttaaaatttcaaaaatctgttttactcataattttgactttttgtcattttttttaaatgcttttctcatttttagaTTTCACACGCGAAATGCCGAGAGTCGCTCGTGTTGTAGTTTTATGGTGGACTTGTAGTCCAAGcgctgcagaaacacaaagagaacaaaaaggaCTACAAGAACCAGCAGCTCTGACCGTCAGTGGTGCTTCCTGTGCGGCGTCGCCTGGAAGTACTCCTCCGGAGTGACGGTCTTCACCCCGCCAAAATAATCCAACACCCACACCTGAAACAAGAGGAGGCAGACGGACGGTAACCTGACTTCCTgttctctgattggctgatggcGCTGATGACGCTGACTCAACAACATCCGCAGCAAATGGAAACATGATCCAGCAAATATTTGTCAGACTCTGATTTCCTTCAGTCTGGATCTGATGTGGTGACTGCACGAGGTTCTAGCGGGAGCAGTACGAGCAGTAGTCTTTGCcctagtagtagtagtagtagtagtagtagttgtagtagtagtcGTCGTGCGTACCTGTGTGATGTTGAACTTGGCGAAGAACCAGTTGTGATCTGATGGCCAGTCCATCATCTCCGGGTGGCGGCTGAACAGAGCTTTCTTAGCAAAGTCTGCCTCGGTCCCGTTCACCTGGACAGGACGGAGGAGTCACGTGACTGCCTGtacacacagctctgtgtgtgtgtgtgtgtgtgtgtgtgtgtgtgtgtgtatacctccATCACAGATCCGGACAGGATGATGTGCGCGCACAGAGGACTCTGGGGGTCGAAGCCCTGCTGCCTGCAGTAGTCCGTCTGGGCCAGAGACATGGACAGAGACGCCTGAGGACtcacctgcagagacacacgTGCAGACTGATGAAACCTTCCACTGCGGACATCACTCTGTGGCCTCCTCTCACATGACTTCGGCTCTGACATGTGACTCTGACTCCAAAACTGCTGAGTCACTCTGAGGGAACTGCTGTGTCATGGTGGGGCGGCTTCCGTTGCATAAATCCTAAAGCGACTCTCAGTCACGTGACTTTTCTTCTAGTTAATGGATTTTTAACAAGTTCGGTTTCTCGGCTTATTGAAAGCTCCAAATACACAAAACTTTTGTCTCAAATATCAGAAACTGACGTTTGAGGAAGTGCAAGCTCGAGTCTGCAGGAAACAACTTGAACTCACTGCGAACCGCCAAATGCATGAAGACCTCCTGCGACTTTGAAATAAATCCTACAGGATATAAACGCACCATGAAAACAGCTTCAGTAATTCTGTcggtttgctgtgtttgtaagACAACACAGTCCACATGTAAATATCATCAGATTTAGACGTAGCCGAAATAAGCAGAAACTCTGGTTTTCAGCGATACTTCTGAAACTGCACAGcctgacagaaataaaagcacatgACTAACAAACATTTTGACTGAAACCTGACGTTTCCGGCGAAGCTCTGAGGGCTCCGAGACTGACTGAGACTCACCTCCAGGTCCTGCACTGAGATCTCCATGCGGGTCAGGTACATGTAGGGCACTCCGGAGCCGGAGCCCTCCGGCCCGTCGCTCACTGAGA
It encodes the following:
- the creg1 gene encoding protein CREG1 is translated as MSAVLRAACVLLLGLLCLSLPPASCRTPIPPHDQVARVARFVAHQCDWASMATISTHQPVVGQPFSNAFSVSDGPEGSGSGVPYMYLTRMEISVQDLEVSPQASLSMSLAQTDYCRQQGFDPQSPLCAHIILSGSVMEVNGTEADFAKKALFSRHPEMMDWPSDHNWFFAKFNITQVWVLDYFGGVKTVTPEEYFQATPHRKHH